A DNA window from Bos javanicus breed banteng chromosome 10, ARS-OSU_banteng_1.0, whole genome shotgun sequence contains the following coding sequences:
- the LOC133254924 gene encoding small ribosomal subunit protein uS8-like, with the protein MVRMNVLADALKSINNAEKRGKHQVLIRPCSKVIVRFLTVMMKHGYIGEFEIIDDHRAGKIVVNLTGRLNKCGVISPRFDVQLKDLEKWQNNLHPSHQFGFIVLTTSAGIMDHEEARRKHTGGKILGFFF; encoded by the coding sequence ATGGTGCGCATGAATGTCCTGGCTGATGCTCTCAAGAGTATCAACAATGCCGAAAAGAGAGGCAAACACCAGGTCCTTATTAGGCCGTGCTCCAAAGTCATCGTCAGGTTTCTAACAGTGATGATGAAGCATGGTTACATTGGCGAATTTGAAATCATTGATGATCACAGGGCTGGGAAAATTGTTGTGAACCTCACAGGCAGGCTAAATAAGTGTGGAGTGATCAGCCCTAGATTTGACGTGCAACTcaaagatctagaaaaatggcagaatAACCTGCACCCATCCCATCAGTTTGGTTTCATTGTACTGACAACCTCAGCTGGCATCATGGACCATGAAGAAGCAAGACGAAAACATACAGGAGGGAAAATCCTTGGATTCTTTTTCTAG